DNA sequence from the Bacteroidales bacterium genome:
TTTCTGTCTTCAATAATTGAATAAATTAAATTTCCGCTAATTTTGTTTTTATCTTCAGATTCAGCATGAAAACTTGTAGTTTCTACTAAAGTTAGATCTAATTTGTACATTCCGCGTTGAGTTCCAACCCATATATTTCCGAAAGTATCGTGAATAATTCCATATACTTTATTCCCTTTAAAATCCGGAAAGTTTTTTGTGTTAAAAAACTGTTGTATAGGGACAAATTTGTTTTTTTTATTGTCATAAATATCTATCCCATTTCTTGTTCCTATCCAAATCCTGTTTTTGTTATCTTTAAAAATAACATGAACATAATTGTTCGAAATTTTTCTGTTTCCTTTAAATTCTGAGGAATAATGTTTTACATGGTTTGTTTTTCTGTTATATAAATTTAAGCCTTTACTCCAATTTCCTATCCAGATAATACCCGAATCATCTTTGTAAATAGAAGCAATAACATTATCTAAAAGGTTAATAGAATTGGGGTCGCTTGTTTTTCTGTATAATTGGAACTTTTTTTTCTTTAAATCCGTTTTATCTATTCCGTTTAATGTTCCTAACCAAAGGTTTCTGGATTTATCAATACACAAACAAACAACAATATCGTTACTAATTGAATTATTATTGGTGTTGTTATATTTTAAAATTGTAAAGTTGAATAAATTATTTTCTTTGGATGTTAGTTTATTTAATCCCCCCCTATCAGTCCCAATCCAAAAATTATTATTATGGTCTTCAATAATTGTTCTTATAAAATTATTAGATAAGCTGTTTTTATTGTTTCCGTTATGGTATAATTGTTGGAATGTTTTTGTGCTTTTATTATAAATATTTAAACCGTTTCTGGTACCTATCCAAATATTTTTTTTACTATCCTCGTATAATGCTGACACATAGTTGTCGCTAATTGAATTTAGATTATTTATATCGTTTAAATAATTTGTAAAAATTTTTGTTTCCGGATTAAACGAACTTAATCCAATTGTTGATGCAATCCAAATAATACCATCACTGTCTTCTATTATTGGAATATTGTAGTCGTTCACTGAACCATCAGGTATCAAAGAGTTTACATATCTTGTAAACTTGCTGGTATTTGGATTTAAAACAGTTAAAACCGGTGGTGTATTAATTAATATATTACCATTATCTGCAATTTTGATACCGTATATATAATTATTATTTGTAATTGTATCAAGCAAACCTTTGTGTTTGTATGTAATAAATATATTATTTTTTCTGTCATATTTTTGTAATCCATCTTGTGTTCCAATCCAAATATTGCCATTTTTATCTTCATCAATATCAATAATCCAATTACTTGCTATTGAATTTGTATCTATTGGATTATGAATAAATTTTTCAAAAGAATAACCATTAAATTTATTTAATCCATTTTGTGTGCCGAACCAAATATAACCATAAGAGTCCTGAAAAACACAAATCACAACGCTTTGCGAAAGCCCATTGGTTATATTATAATGCTCGAACTTTATTTCTTGATTTTGTGCAAGAATAAAATTTGGAATAATTATTATTAGCAAAATTGTTTTTAAAAATTTCATTTATATATAAAATAAAATTTTAAATGCATATATAATTATAACTGACTGAAAGAATAAGTTAGGGAAAAAGCCCAAAATTTCCAGTTTTTGAAATGCAAACCTTGTACTTTATTCCAATACATAAAAGTACTAAAAAATCTGATACGCCATTATTAAAACAAATAATAGATTTAGTGCCAAAACATGTTTTGGCAAAAATTAAAAACAGTTGGTGTTGATTGTCTAAAATTAGCAAACCTTTCGGACAGGGATGATATTATTGTGTATTAAACAATTGAACAATAATCATTCAAAGATATTTCCAAACAATATACAATTAATTTTTTTTCAGGACGGATTACAGGGTATAAAAATTCATACATAAAGAGATTTTAAAAATAGTCAAAATAATTTTATGGAATTTTATTCCTTTCTGCATCTAAATAAAAACAGCAAAACTTCGAAGTCAAATTTAATAACTTAAAACACTAAATTATGGAAACAAAAAAATCAAAACGAGCAAACCTCGAAAACAAAAGGAACTTGTTTTTACAAACAGGTTTTATCATTGTGTTGTCAATTGTTTTGGCAGCCTTTGAATGGACAACAACTGAATTAAATGACAATTCCTTAGGAATGACTATTTATTCAAACGAACCCGAAGAGGATATTATTAATACTTTTCGTGATGAAGAGGAAAAATTAAAGCCCCCTCCTCCAAAACAGAAAATAATTGAGAAATTATTAATTGTTGAAAATACAGAAGACCCTGAAACAGATATTGATATTAATTCTGAAACCTCAGAAGGAGAGGCAATTACTCTCCTCGAAATTCCTGATGACGAAGAGATTCTTGATGACCAAATTTTTTTGATTGTTGAGGAAATGCCAGAATTCCCCGGCGGAAATAACGAAATGTTAAAATATCTGGCAAAGGAAACAAAATTTAATCCAATAGCAGTTGAAAGTTATATTTCAGGAAAAGTATTTGTGAGTTTTGTAATTGATAAAAAAGGATATGTAACAGATGTAAAGATATTACGTGGAATTGACCCTCTTCTCGATAATGAAGCATTAAGAGTTGTCAAAAGTATGCCTCGCTGGAAACCCGGAAAACAAAGAGGACGATTAGTAAAGGTTGCTTTTTCGGTTCCAATAAATTTTATTCTTAATTAAAAAATATAATCATGAAAACAATAAAAATATTTAACAAATCAACAAGTATTGTATTATTACTTGTTCTTATTATGAGCTCCTGTTTTTCCTTCTCGCAAAACAAGGAAAATACAGACAAAACATTATCTCCTTACTTTCACGTTGTAAGTGAAAATCCTGAAAATGAACAATTACCGCTAAAATCAACTTCAGCAAATGTAAATATTGCAGGAGTAATAGCTGATGTTGTTATAACTCAGGAATATAAAAACGAAGGAAAAAATCCTATTGAAGCAATTTACATTTTCCCTGCCTCAACAAGAGCAGCAATTTATGGTCTGAAAATGACAATAGGCGAACGTATTATTATTGCCAAAATTGAAGAAAAAGAAAAAGCAAGACAGGATTATGAGCAGGCAAAAAATGATGGAAAAAGCGCATCACTTTTAGAACAAAAAAGACCAAATGTTTTTCAAATGAATGTTGCCAATATAATGCCGGAAGATATTATAAAAGTTGAAATATCTTATACCGAATTATTAATACCCGAGGAAGGCATATATGAATTTGTTTATCCGACTGTAGTTGGACCGCGATATTCAAATCAACCGGAATTATTAGCATCAAACGAAGAAGCATGGGTTTCAAATCCATATACCCATGAAGGTGAATTACCATTATACACTTTTGATATTTCATTAAATATCAAAGCCGGTTTAGCTTTAAATGATGTAAGATGTATTTCTCATAATATTGATGTTGTTTATAATGGTTCAAGCGAAGCTTCGGTAAGTTTAAAAAACCAAAATTCATTTGAAGGAAACCGTGATTTTGTTTTGCAATATCGTCTTACAGGAAATAAAATAGAGTCGGGGCTATTACTTTTTGAAGGAGAAAACGAAAACTTTTTTCTTGCAATGGTTCAACCGCCAAAAATTGTTAGAGAAGAAATAATTCCACCAAGGGAATATATTTTTATTATTGACATATCCGGCTCTATGTATGGATTTCCCCTTAATACATCTAAAAAATTATTGAAAGACATTATTGGTAATCTAAAAACAAGCGACAAATTTAATGTAATGTTATTTGCCGGTAGTTCAAAGGTGTTGTTTGAAAGTTCATTGCCTGCAACGCAAACAAACATAAAAAAAGCTATAAACCATATTGATAATCAAAGAGGTGGCGGCGGAACAGAATTATTGCCGGCTATTAAAAGAGCACTTGCTTTAAAAGGAACTGAAGATTATTCACGTACTTTTATTATCGCAACCGATGGATATGTAACTGTAGAAAAAGAAGTTTTTGAAATAATAAGGAAAAACCTTAATAATGCTAATTTTTTCCCTTTTGGAATAGGTTCATCGGTTAACAGGTATATAATCGAAGGAATGGCACATGCAGGAATGGGAGAACCGTTTATTGTATTAAATCCCGAAGAAGCATCAGCAAAAGCAAATAAATTCAGGAAATATATTCAAAATCCTGCCCTAACAAATATTAAAGTAAAATATAATGGTTTTGAAGCTTACGATGTAGAACCATTAACTGTTCCTGATGTTTTGGCTGAAAGACCTGTTATCATATATGGTAAATGGAAAGGTAAGCCTGAAGGAAATATAACGATTACCGGCAGAACCGGAAATGGTAATTATTCCGAAACAATTAGTGTAAATAAAACAAAAGTATCAAAGAATAATGTTGCTTTGAGATACCTTTGGGCAAGAGAAAAAATCAAGTTATTGGGAGATTATCGCAATTTTGATAATTATGATGATAGTTATAAAAATGAAATTACCGAACTTGGACTTAAGTATAATTTATTAACTGATTATACTTCGTTTGTTGCAATAGATTCTCATATCAGAAATAATTCAGGAAATGTTTCACAGGTTAAACAACCTCTGCCGTTACCACAAGGAGTAAACAATTATGCCCTTGGCGGTTACAAGGGTTCTTTTACTCGTTGCGAGAAAAAAAGTACATCTTATGACAAGAGTAAGGATAATTCACCTAATAAATATTCTGAAATATTAGAGGTAGTAGAAGACATTGAAATAACCGGAGCCGAAGAAGAACTTGACGAACAAATATTTTTTATAGTTGAAATAATGCCCGAATTCAAAGGTGGAGAAAATGCTTTAGAAAAATTTATTAAAAATAACATCAATCATAAGATTGTGAATAAATTGGGTATTAGCGGAAAAGTAATAATTAGTTTTACAATTAATATTGATGGTACAATAAAAGATATTCGGGTAATTAAAAAGCTTCATCCCGAACTTGACAAAGAAGCAATAAGAATAATAAAACTAACTGCTAAAATGTGGAATCCCGGAAAACAGAGAGGCAAGCCTGTTGCTGTAAAAATGAATATTCCGATTCTGTTTTAATTCAAATTATTAAGACATCAAAAGTTTTATGAGCTTTTGATGTCTTTTTTATATTCTTCAATTTCTTTCTCATAGCGTTTTTTTGCATCAATCAAAAAAATTATTTCACGATTTATTAATCCTAACCGTTCCATAAGTTCTTTGCAATGCTTTTTTTTCATCAATTTCTCACTATATCTATTATCAATTTCCATAAATCCAGTATTATAATCAGAACTCGCTATTTTAATAATTTTATAAAAATACAATCGCATCCCGAAACTTCGGTATAATTATTTGACAAAAATTGTTCAATTGTTTCATTGTTAAATGGTTATTCATCAACAATTGAACAATATAACAACTTAGCGAAGCGATCTCACGAACACAATATAAAATAAATATTCTGTGAGTAATGTAACAATATTTTTAATCCCGAGCACTCGGGATTGATTCTTTATTTGCATTTGCTTCTTGATTAAAACTAAAAAATCCTGAGTTTTGA
Encoded proteins:
- a CDS encoding energy transducer TonB; amino-acid sequence: METKKSKRANLENKRNLFLQTGFIIVLSIVLAAFEWTTTELNDNSLGMTIYSNEPEEDIINTFRDEEEKLKPPPPKQKIIEKLLIVENTEDPETDIDINSETSEGEAITLLEIPDDEEILDDQIFLIVEEMPEFPGGNNEMLKYLAKETKFNPIAVESYISGKVFVSFVIDKKGYVTDVKILRGIDPLLDNEALRVVKSMPRWKPGKQRGRLVKVAFSVPINFILN
- a CDS encoding TonB family protein, which translates into the protein MKTIKIFNKSTSIVLLLVLIMSSCFSFSQNKENTDKTLSPYFHVVSENPENEQLPLKSTSANVNIAGVIADVVITQEYKNEGKNPIEAIYIFPASTRAAIYGLKMTIGERIIIAKIEEKEKARQDYEQAKNDGKSASLLEQKRPNVFQMNVANIMPEDIIKVEISYTELLIPEEGIYEFVYPTVVGPRYSNQPELLASNEEAWVSNPYTHEGELPLYTFDISLNIKAGLALNDVRCISHNIDVVYNGSSEASVSLKNQNSFEGNRDFVLQYRLTGNKIESGLLLFEGENENFFLAMVQPPKIVREEIIPPREYIFIIDISGSMYGFPLNTSKKLLKDIIGNLKTSDKFNVMLFAGSSKVLFESSLPATQTNIKKAINHIDNQRGGGGTELLPAIKRALALKGTEDYSRTFIIATDGYVTVEKEVFEIIRKNLNNANFFPFGIGSSVNRYIIEGMAHAGMGEPFIVLNPEEASAKANKFRKYIQNPALTNIKVKYNGFEAYDVEPLTVPDVLAERPVIIYGKWKGKPEGNITITGRTGNGNYSETISVNKTKVSKNNVALRYLWAREKIKLLGDYRNFDNYDDSYKNEITELGLKYNLLTDYTSFVAIDSHIRNNSGNVSQVKQPLPLPQGVNNYALGGYKGSFTRCEKKSTSYDKSKDNSPNKYSEILEVVEDIEITGAEEELDEQIFFIVEIMPEFKGGENALEKFIKNNINHKIVNKLGISGKVIISFTINIDGTIKDIRVIKKLHPELDKEAIRIIKLTAKMWNPGKQRGKPVAVKMNIPILF